One window of Triticum dicoccoides isolate Atlit2015 ecotype Zavitan chromosome 5A, WEW_v2.0, whole genome shotgun sequence genomic DNA carries:
- the LOC119302091 gene encoding FBD-associated F-box protein At1g66310-like produces MGVLALGRLISAQRERRRQRQRQRRRRIRARDDRVPLLVKRGRSSWEQDDRFQGRKRVKYSGPDIPQKIWRHIISLVPMQDAARAACVSHAFLRCWRFYPNIGFSNSTVGCNGVLTKAETARKFASKVNQVLKNHSGIGLKSIKLEFLGHNSSDCSSLDSWLRVAITSEIEELSLMLSSEVATYRFPCSLLSGLRGNSIRYVHLSGCVFRPVVRLSCFRSLMNLRLYHVRISEDELGCLLSSCSALELFAFGYCNEITCLKIPDILQRLHDLQVVGCNALRVVESKALNLSSFYFGGKREQLSHGEQLKNLTMPHPRALDNAHAMLPTTMPNLETLDISLRLKADTPMMHSQFLRIKYLRITVDGYAFPRINDYISLVPFLDASPCLESFFLQAAEPMEHESIFRDPSPLRRMPGHRHDKLKSVTIIGFNSAKSLIELTVHIIENAGSLESLTLDTADCSLGCSDSETKRCSTLGQSTLMEVPRALFAIRRYVEGIVPSAVKLAVLEPCTRCCDAS; encoded by the exons ATGGGGGTGCTGGCGCTGGGGCGGCTCATCTCCGCGCAGcgggagcggcggcggcagcggcagcggcagcgacgTCGCCGGATACGAGCCCGTG ATGATCGAGTTCCTTTGTTGGTGAAAAGAGGACGCTCATCCTGGGAGCAAGATGATCGTTTTCAGGGTAGGAAAAGAGTTAAATACTCGGGACCAGACATTCCACAG AAAATTTGGCGCCATATAATCTCACTAGTACCAATGCAAGATGCTGCTCGTGCTGCCTGTGTCTCTCATGCCTTTCTACGTTGTTGGAGGTTCTACCCCAACATTGGATTTAGTAACTCGACTGTAGGCTGCAATGGAGTTCTTACAAAGGCTGAAACAGCAAGAAAATTCGCCAGCAAAGTTAACCAAGTTCTGAAAAACCACTCTGGCATTGGCTTGAAGAGTATCAAGCTTGAATTCCTTGGCCACAATTCCAGCGACTGTTCTTCTCTCGATAGCTGGCTTCGGGTTGCTATTACatcggagattgaagaactcagccTTATGCTGTCTTCAGAGGTGGCAACATACAGATTCCCGTGCTCACTTTTATCTGGTCTGAGGGGGAACTCGATTCGGTATGTACACCTCTCGGGTTGTGTCTTCCGTCCTGTGGTCAGACTCAGCTGTTTCAGAAGCCTGATGAATCTGCGCCTGTATCATGTGCGTATCAGTGAGGACGAGTTAGGATGCCTTCTTTCCAGTTGTTCTGCTCTGGAGCTGTTTGCATTTGGGTACTGCAATGAAATAACTTGCCTGAAGATACCCGACATACTGCAGCGCCTCCACGACCTACAAGTGGTCGGATGCAACGCTCTACGAGTGGTAGAGAGCAAAGCCCTGAATCTCTCCAGTTTTTACTTTGGTGGTAAACGAGAACAACTTTCACATGGAGAGCAATTGAAGAACTTAACAATGCCGCATCCACGTGCCCTCGATAATGCTCATGCCATGCTTCCGACTACTATGCCGAATCTTGAAACTCTTGACATAAGTTTGCGTCTCAAG GCTGATACCCCCATGATGCATAGCCAATTCCTCCGCATCAAGTACCTGAGGATAACTGTTGATGGATATGCATTTCCTCGTATCAATGATTATATTTCCCTGGTTCCTTTTCTGGATGCTTCTCCTTGCTTGGAGTCCTTTTTCTTGCAA GCAGCAGAACCCATGGAGCATGAGTCAATTTTCAGAGATCCCTCGCCTCTGAGGCGGATGCCAGGACACCGCCATGACAAGCTGAAGAGCGTGACAATCATCGGCTTTAACTCTGCAAAGAGCTTGATCGAGCTAACGGTTCATATCATCGAGAATGCAGGGTCACTAGAGTCCCTTACATTGGACACCGCTGATTGTTCTCTTGGATGTTCTGACAGCGAGACGAAGAGATGCTCTACCTTGGGCCAGAGTACTCTCATGGAAGTTCCTAGAGCGCTCTTTGCTATCCGAAGGTATGTGGAGGGCATAGTTCCCTCTGCAGTTAAGTTGGCTGTTCTGGAGCCTTGCACCCGCTGCTGCGATGCTTCTTGA
- the LOC119299703 gene encoding uncharacterized protein LOC119299703: protein MGALAMERLIMAMRRDRGRRRQVQARDGSAPMSVKRGCSSRQQDEDSQGGKRMKYSGPDLPEDIWCQIRSLLSMQDAARAACVSRSFMQSWRCRPNLTFTNETMCPKEDLKAPGSNATIIDYNNKIDRVLRNRPGDAAVTKLKLDYHVPPLVGKPYRRLDRWLQIALTPRTEELELLVWSKEASFDFPCTLLSDRCGGSIQKLFLFRCALRPTFQLGLRSLKTLYLRDVRITGEELGCLLSSSTALEHLKLVYCDDIVRLEIPCLLQRLSFLEVSGCTNLQVIENKAPNLSRFWLEAGEQVQVSVGESKVKDVQLRQDYAINYAIENLPSRVPNLETLNIQSSHEDYDFLSLVHFFDASPSLETFRLYVIEHPMDDWFEGDPSSLRRMPQHCHGSLKSVKIIGFFPQKSMIELTCHLLENATSLESLTVDASPANYRCSGSKPGRKCSPLTSTAIVKAHKSVLAVKKYIEGNVPSTVKLNVPEPCGRCHLLKESGVKPFYLMFND, encoded by the exons ATGGGGGCGCTGGCGATGGAGCGGCTCATAATGGCCATGCGGCGGGACCGGGGCCGGCGCCGCCAAGTCCAGGCCCGTG ATGGATCCGCTCCCATGTCGGTGAAAAGAGGATGTTCGTCCCGGCAACAAGATGAAGATTCACAAGGTGGGAAACGGATGAAATACTCAGGGCCAGATCTTCCTGAG GACATTTGGTGTCAGATACGCTCCCTGCTGTCAATGCAAGACGCCGCCCGTGCCGCCTGTGTTTCTCGCTCCTTCATGCAGTCCTGGAGGTGCCGTCCCAACCTCACCTTCACCAACGAAACGATGTGCCCGAAAGAAGATTTAAAAGCACCGGGATCGAACGCTACTATAATAGACTACAACAACAAAATCGACCGTGTTCTGAGGAACCGCCCGGGCGATGCCGCCGTGACGAAACTGAAGCTTGACTACCATGTTCCTCCTCTTGTTGGTAAACCATATCGTCGTCTCGATAGATGGCTCCAGATTGCTCTTACGCCAAGGACCGAAGAACTCGAGCTTCTAGTATGGTCGAAAGAGGCGAGCTTTGATTTCCCATGCACACTACTATCTGACAGGTGTGGGGGCTCGATTCAGAAGCTTTTCCTTTTCAGATGCGCCTTGCGTCCCACATTTCAACTTGGTTTGAGAAGCCTGAAAACGCTGTATCTGCGCGATGTGCGTATCACGGGGGAGGAGTTAGGATGCCTTCTGTCCAGTTCCACTGCTTTGGAACACCTGAAGCTTGTATATTGTGATGATATAGTTCGCCTGGAGATACCTTGCCTGCTGCAGCGGCTCAGCTTCCTGGAGGTGTCTGGATGCACGAATCTTCAAGTGATAGAGAACAAAGCTCCAAATCTCTCCAGATTTTGGTTAGAAGCAGGTGAACAAGTACAAGTCTCAGTTGGAGAGTCGAAAGTGAAGGACGTGCAGTTGAGGCAGGATTATGCCATCAATTATGCTATTGAGAACCTTCCTTCACGTGTGCCGAATCTTGAGACACTTAACATACAATCTTCTCATGAG GACTACGATTTTTTGTCGTTGGTTCATTTTTTTGATGCTTCTCCTTCCCTCGAGACGTTTCGCTTGTAT GTAATCGAGCATCCCATGGATGACTGGTTTGAGGGAGATCCCTCGTCTCTGAGGCgaatgccacaacactgccatggGAGCCTCAAGAGTGTGAAGATCATTGGTTTCTTCCCCCAAAAGAGCATGATTGAGCTAACATGTCATCTTCTCGAGAACGCAACGTCACTTGAGTCCCTTACAGTGGATGCTAGTCCAGCTAATTACAGGTGTTCTGGCAGTAAACCGGGCAGAAAATGCAGTCCCCTGACAAGTACAGCTATAGTGAAGGCACATAAATCAGTCTTGGCTGTGAAAAAATACATTGAGGGGAATGTTCCCTCTACAGTCAAGTTAAATGTTCCGGAGCCTTGCGGACGATGCCATCTTTTGAAAGAATCAGGTGTCAAACCATTCTATCTGATGTTTAATGATTAG